A genomic stretch from Prionailurus bengalensis isolate Pbe53 chromosome E2, Fcat_Pben_1.1_paternal_pri, whole genome shotgun sequence includes:
- the LOC122493781 gene encoding SIGLEC family-like protein 1: MVMFQAVSPTRLLYSSCSLEKTLQCNCSFHGIPTPSVQWLMEGVPVDVNSTDNIFQVTSTIIGPWTNSTISLIGEPEIVMSLHCEGKNQYGTHTSSIFLLPDKRSVYSVFMKGLIQGIVYGSIASALFFFFLVLLAVKILKWWEDRHIPKARETPIIQKPELPEEPETAMESEAKTPGPQLESRAPKRGQTMDRQTPRRIKTHAWIEDAETDRPSQTSQTYRAGAATLRL; this comes from the exons ATGGTCATGTTCCAGGCGGTCT CACCCACTAGGCTGCTCTATTCCTCTTGTTCCTTGGAGAAGACTCTACAGTGCAACTGTTCCTTCCATGGGATCCCTACACCCTCTGTGCAGTGGTTGATGGAAGGTGTTCCTGTGGATGTGAACAGCACAGACAACATCTTCCAGGTGACTTCCACCATAATTGGCCCCTGGACCAACAGCACCATCAGCCTCATAGGGGAGCCAGAAATAGTCATGAGTCTCCACTGTGAGGGGAAGAACCAGTATGGAACCCATACTTCAAGCATCTTCCTCCTACCAG ATAAACGTTCAGTTTACAGTGTGTTCATGAAGGGGCTGATCCAGGGCATTGTGTATGGATCCATTGCATCGGCActgttcttcttcttccttgTCCTCCTTGC AGTGAAGATTCTTAAATGGTGGGAGGACAGGCACATTCCCAAGGCCAGAGAGACCCCAATTATCCAGAAGCCAGAGCTGCCGGAAGAGCCAGAAACAGCCATGGAGTCTGAAGCCAAAACTCCTGGGCCTCAATTGGAA TCTAGGGCTCCCAAGAGAGGACAGACCATGGACAGACAGACTCCCAGACGGATCAAGACACATGCATGGATCGAAGATGCGGAGACCGACCGGCCCAGCCAGACCTCACAGACCTACAGGGCAGGAGCAGCGACTTTGAGACTCTAA
- the SIGLECL1 gene encoding SIGLEC family-like protein 1 isoform X2: MAPARLLYSSCSLEKTLLCSCSFYGTPTPSVQWWMGGAPVGANSVDSSVHVTSTIIAPWVNSTISLTEQPKMSTSLLCEGKNQNGTHALSILLMPRKSSFLPQTFMKGLIQGVVYGAIAASLLFFCLIPLMVKHIRMKLAKKIAAVKTEKSPKVRACQEPKLSLKPKEPEKSTITPSSESEHCLP, encoded by the exons ATGG CACCTGCCAGGCTGCTCTATTCTTCTTGTTCCTTGGAGAAGACTCTTCTGTGCAGCTGTTCCTTCTATGGCACCCCCACACCCTCCGTGCAGTGGTGGATGGGAGGGGCTCCCGTGGGTGCAAACAGTGTGGATAGCAGTGTCCACGTGACTTCCACCATAATCGCCCCTTGGGTCAACAGCACCATCAGCCTGACAGAGCAGCCAAAAATGAGCACAAGCCTTCTCTGTGAGGGGAAGAACCAAAATGGAACCCATGCTTTGAGCATCCTACTGATGCCAA GAAAGagttcttttcttccccagacTTTCATGAAAGGGCTGATCCAGGGTGTTGTCTATGGAGCCATTGCAGCCTCACTGCTATTTTTCTGCCTCATCCCACTCAT GGTGAAACATATCAGAATGAAGCTGGCAAAGAAAATTGCAGCGGTCAAAACagaaaagagcccaaaagtcAGAGCATGCCAAGAACCCAAGCTGTCTCTGAAGCCTAAGGAGCCAGAAAAATCCACAATCACTCCATCTTCAGAGAGTGAG CACTGCTTACCTTAA
- the SIGLECL1 gene encoding SIGLEC family-like protein 1 isoform X1, with protein sequence MAPARLLYSSCSLEKTLLCSCSFYGTPTPSVQWWMGGAPVGANSVDSSVHVTSTIIAPWVNSTISLTEQPKMSTSLLCEGKNQNGTHALSILLMPRKSSFLPQTFMKGLIQGVVYGAIAASLLFFCLIPLMVKHIRMKLAKKIAAVKTEKSPKVRACQEPKLSLKPKEPEKSTITPSSESEILHCLP encoded by the exons ATGG CACCTGCCAGGCTGCTCTATTCTTCTTGTTCCTTGGAGAAGACTCTTCTGTGCAGCTGTTCCTTCTATGGCACCCCCACACCCTCCGTGCAGTGGTGGATGGGAGGGGCTCCCGTGGGTGCAAACAGTGTGGATAGCAGTGTCCACGTGACTTCCACCATAATCGCCCCTTGGGTCAACAGCACCATCAGCCTGACAGAGCAGCCAAAAATGAGCACAAGCCTTCTCTGTGAGGGGAAGAACCAAAATGGAACCCATGCTTTGAGCATCCTACTGATGCCAA GAAAGagttcttttcttccccagacTTTCATGAAAGGGCTGATCCAGGGTGTTGTCTATGGAGCCATTGCAGCCTCACTGCTATTTTTCTGCCTCATCCCACTCAT GGTGAAACATATCAGAATGAAGCTGGCAAAGAAAATTGCAGCGGTCAAAACagaaaagagcccaaaagtcAGAGCATGCCAAGAACCCAAGCTGTCTCTGAAGCCTAAGGAGCCAGAAAAATCCACAATCACTCCATCTTCAGAGAGTGAGATATTG CACTGCTTACCTTAA